From the genome of Naumannella halotolerans, one region includes:
- the purQ gene encoding phosphoribosylformylglycinamidine synthase subunit PurQ: MADRIGVVTFPGTLDDVDALRAVRMSGAQAVPLWHGSDSLDGVDAVILPGGFSYGDYLRCGAIARFAPVMDEVITAAGRGMPVLGICNGFQILCEAGLLPGALIRNDVRTFVCRDQRLRVETKDTVWTSDFDPGDEITIVLKNGEGGYVAAPEVLRELEETDRVVVRYLDGNPNGSMNDIAGITNEAGNVVGLMPHPEHNVDALTGPSTDGVGFFTSARNYLAALV; this comes from the coding sequence ATGGCTGATCGGATTGGGGTCGTCACCTTCCCCGGCACCCTCGACGATGTCGATGCCCTGCGGGCGGTCCGGATGTCCGGAGCCCAGGCCGTACCGCTGTGGCACGGCAGTGACAGCCTCGACGGGGTCGATGCGGTGATCCTGCCCGGTGGTTTCTCCTACGGCGACTACCTGCGTTGCGGAGCGATCGCCCGCTTCGCGCCGGTGATGGACGAAGTGATCACCGCCGCCGGACGGGGGATGCCGGTGCTGGGGATCTGCAACGGCTTCCAGATCCTCTGCGAGGCCGGGCTGCTTCCCGGTGCGCTGATCCGCAATGACGTCCGTACCTTCGTCTGCCGCGATCAACGGCTCCGGGTGGAGACCAAGGACACCGTCTGGACCTCCGACTTCGACCCCGGCGACGAGATCACCATCGTGTTGAAGAACGGTGAGGGCGGGTACGTGGCGGCGCCGGAGGTGTTGCGCGAGCTGGAGGAGACCGACCGGGTGGTCGTGCGTTACCTCGACGGCAACCCCAATGGGTCGATGAACGACATCGCCGGCATCACCAACGAGGCCGGGAACGTGGTCGGACTGATGCCGCACCCGGAGCACAACGTCGATGCCCTGACCGGGCCGAGCACCGACGGGGTGGGCTTCTTCACCTCGGCCCGCAACTACCTGGCCGCCCTCGTCTGA
- a CDS encoding phosphoribosylaminoimidazolesuccinocarboxamide synthase, giving the protein MEPEFADQLGLPLVHGGKIRDLYAVDDPAQILMVATDRISAFDHVLTPAVPGKGKILTQLSNWWFGQLTDIVDNHVVSDQVPAAVAGRGVICERLQMIGVECVARGYLTGSGWVEYQQSRTVCGVPLPEGLSDGDRLPEPIFTPAAKAAFGDHDENIDFAAVERMLGAEQAAAIRELTLQIYTRAAEIAEHRGLLLADTKFEFGVRADGTIVLADEVLTPDSSRFWDAEEWRRARARGEVPEAFDKQYVRNWLLRDSGWDRAGDAAPPALPAEVIETTRRRYADAYQRLTGEPWREADDSATTLSGMTRVVVEVMPKPEILDPQGKAVTGALRRLGFEGLTVRQGKMFEIEIDGELDDARLAQIEDAAQKLLANTVIEDFVVHVAEESVAEEVAGTESGTRTDG; this is encoded by the coding sequence ATGGAACCAGAGTTCGCCGACCAGCTGGGCCTGCCGCTGGTCCACGGCGGGAAGATCCGAGATCTGTACGCCGTCGACGACCCGGCGCAGATCCTGATGGTGGCCACCGACCGGATCAGCGCCTTCGACCATGTGCTCACCCCGGCGGTGCCCGGGAAGGGGAAGATCCTCACGCAGTTGTCCAACTGGTGGTTCGGTCAGCTGACCGACATCGTCGACAACCACGTCGTCTCCGACCAGGTACCGGCCGCGGTGGCCGGGCGTGGGGTGATCTGCGAGCGACTGCAGATGATCGGGGTGGAATGTGTCGCCCGTGGCTACCTGACCGGCTCCGGCTGGGTGGAGTACCAGCAGAGCCGGACCGTCTGCGGTGTCCCGCTTCCCGAGGGGTTGTCCGATGGTGATCGACTTCCCGAACCGATCTTCACCCCGGCTGCCAAGGCCGCCTTCGGTGATCATGACGAGAACATCGACTTCGCCGCCGTCGAGCGCATGCTGGGGGCCGAACAGGCTGCCGCGATCAGGGAGCTGACCCTGCAGATCTACACCCGGGCGGCCGAGATCGCCGAACACCGGGGCCTGTTGCTCGCCGACACCAAGTTCGAGTTCGGGGTACGTGCCGACGGCACGATCGTGCTCGCCGACGAGGTGCTCACTCCCGATTCCTCCCGGTTCTGGGATGCCGAGGAATGGCGGCGTGCACGCGCACGCGGCGAGGTGCCGGAGGCCTTCGACAAACAGTACGTCCGGAACTGGCTGCTCCGGGACTCCGGTTGGGACCGGGCCGGGGACGCAGCACCCCCGGCGCTGCCGGCCGAGGTGATCGAGACCACCCGTCGGCGCTACGCCGATGCCTACCAGCGGCTCACCGGTGAGCCGTGGAGGGAGGCCGACGACAGCGCCACTACACTCAGCGGCATGACGCGCGTGGTGGTCGAAGTGATGCCCAAGCCGGAGATCCTGGATCCGCAGGGCAAGGCGGTCACCGGAGCCCTGAGGCGACTCGGTTTCGAGGGCCTGACGGTACGGCAGGGCAAGATGTTCGAGATCGAGATCGACGGTGAGCTCGACGACGCCAGGCTGGCGCAGATCGAGGACGCGGCGCAGAAACTGCTGGCGAACACCGTGATCGAGGATTTCGTGGTGCACGTGGCCGAGGAGTCGGTGGCCGAGGAGGTCGCCGGAACCGAGTCGGGGACGCGTACCGATGGCTGA